In a genomic window of Sporosarcina trichiuri:
- a CDS encoding YpmS family protein, which produces MNGWKIAFFTLSGVVAAGFAGVLFLIGSAGESQELPAAEVIGEGEANHLTVRTTKKDFEGIANTYIRDAMKGEKLPVQMKVKDDVILYSELTVFSFRLPVVMHFDPIVREDGNLILKQSSMELGQLNIQPSAVLKVLRDSIKLPSWMIVRPKEEEIFIDLSKVPVAKGVSVRAKSFNLEKDEIVLDVSILKR; this is translated from the coding sequence TTGAATGGATGGAAAATAGCCTTCTTCACATTATCCGGCGTTGTGGCTGCGGGATTTGCCGGGGTGCTGTTCCTGATCGGTTCAGCCGGTGAATCGCAGGAGCTGCCAGCTGCGGAAGTGATCGGTGAAGGAGAAGCGAACCACCTGACGGTTCGCACGACAAAGAAAGACTTCGAGGGCATCGCGAATACATATATCCGTGACGCGATGAAAGGTGAAAAGCTGCCCGTGCAGATGAAAGTGAAGGATGATGTGATCCTTTATTCGGAGCTGACGGTATTTTCGTTCCGGCTGCCAGTCGTCATGCACTTCGATCCGATCGTCAGAGAGGATGGAAACCTCATACTGAAGCAATCCTCCATGGAACTCGGACAGCTGAACATCCAGCCATCCGCTGTTTTGAAGGTCCTGCGGGATTCAATCAAGCTGCCTTCCTGGATGATCGTCCGGCCGAAGGAGGAAGAGATTTTCATCGACTTGTCGAAAGTTCCGGTCGCCAAAGGGGTATCCGTCCGTGCAAAATCGTTCAACCTGGAGAAGGATGAGATTGTTCTCGATGTGTCAATTCTGAAAAGATAA
- the msrA gene encoding peptide-methionine (S)-S-oxide reductase MsrA — translation MKQVATFAGGCFWCMVKPFHKYDGVESVVSGYTGGDVPNPTYQMVCSETTGHREAVQIEFDDEVISYRELLDIFWRQIDPTDSGGQFFDRGESYKTAIYYHTPEQHEQAEQSKRELEESKKFSEPIATDILPAKPFYLAEEGHQDYYKKNPGHYKRYSVGSGRERFKSENWSEQP, via the coding sequence ATGAAACAAGTAGCGACATTTGCAGGCGGCTGTTTCTGGTGCATGGTGAAACCGTTCCATAAGTATGACGGCGTCGAATCCGTTGTTTCGGGCTATACTGGCGGTGACGTGCCGAACCCCACCTATCAGATGGTCTGTTCGGAAACGACGGGCCACCGGGAGGCCGTGCAGATAGAATTTGACGATGAAGTGATATCGTACAGGGAATTGCTGGACATCTTTTGGCGGCAGATCGACCCGACAGACAGCGGCGGACAGTTTTTTGACCGCGGGGAATCGTACAAGACGGCCATCTATTATCATACGCCTGAACAGCATGAACAAGCTGAACAGTCCAAACGGGAACTTGAGGAATCGAAAAAATTCAGCGAACCGATCGCTACAGATATCCTGCCGGCCAAACCGTTTTATTTGGCAGAAGAAGGGCATCAGGATTACTATAAGAAAAACCCGGGTCATTACAAGCGGTATTCCGTCGGATCCGGTCGCGAACGATTCAAATCAGAGAATTGGAGTGAGCAGCCATGA
- the msrB gene encoding peptide-methionine (R)-S-oxide reductase MsrB: MKEDLKNRLTDLQYHVTQEQGTEPPFQNEYDSHYEDGIYVDVVSGEPLFSSKDKYDAGCGWPSFTKPIEKEEVTEHFDASHGMRRTEVRSKTADSHLGHVFPDGPGEAGTRYCINSAALRFVPVDKFDEEGLGDYKSQFK, encoded by the coding sequence ATGAAAGAAGATCTGAAAAACCGTTTGACAGATTTGCAATATCACGTCACACAGGAACAGGGCACAGAGCCGCCGTTCCAGAACGAATACGACAGCCACTATGAAGACGGCATCTATGTCGATGTCGTGTCAGGAGAGCCCCTGTTCAGTTCGAAAGACAAATATGACGCAGGCTGCGGCTGGCCGAGCTTCACGAAACCGATCGAGAAAGAGGAAGTGACCGAGCATTTCGATGCGTCCCACGGCATGCGGAGGACGGAAGTGCGCAGCAAGACGGCGGATTCCCACCTCGGTCACGTATTTCCGGATGGACCCGGAGAAGCCGGCACCCGGTATTGCATCAACTCTGCAGCCCTGCGTTTTGTCCCTGTCGATAAATTCGACGAAGAAGGGCTCGGGGACTATAAATCCCAATTCAAATAA
- a CDS encoding YozE family protein has translation MDRSFYQFVLSFRGGGKDDLNAVFAERMFNDHSFPKSERSFDALSRYIEEKADSEMPSVIFDDLYRQYEERYL, from the coding sequence ATGGACCGCTCTTTTTATCAATTTGTCCTCTCATTCCGCGGCGGCGGAAAAGATGACCTGAATGCGGTATTCGCCGAAAGGATGTTCAACGATCACAGTTTTCCGAAGAGTGAGCGTTCTTTCGACGCATTATCGCGTTATATCGAAGAGAAAGCGGATTCCGAAATGCCCTCTGTTATTTTCGATGACTTGTATCGTCAGTATGAGGAGCGGTATTTGTAA
- the deoD gene encoding purine-nucleoside phosphorylase produces MSIHINAKKGDVADTILLPGDPLRAKYIAETFLEDVVQYNEVRNMFGFTGTYKGKRISVQGTGMGVPSISIYTTELMQEFGVKKLIRVGTCGAIQKDVKVRDVILAQSATTNSPINRTFFNGVDYAPTANFDLLLKAYHAGKGKGLHLQVGNVFTEDFFYNEHAEHEKLASYGVLAVEMETAALYTLAAKHGCEALSILTVSDHILTGEATSSEERQTTFNEMIEVALEAAIQE; encoded by the coding sequence ATGAGTATACATATCAACGCTAAAAAGGGCGATGTCGCCGATACGATCCTGCTTCCCGGAGATCCCCTCCGTGCGAAGTACATCGCTGAAACATTCTTGGAAGATGTTGTCCAATACAACGAAGTCCGCAACATGTTCGGGTTCACGGGAACATACAAAGGCAAGCGTATTTCCGTACAGGGGACAGGCATGGGTGTTCCGTCAATTTCCATCTATACGACAGAGCTGATGCAGGAATTCGGTGTGAAGAAACTTATCCGCGTCGGTACTTGCGGTGCGATCCAGAAGGACGTCAAAGTCCGCGATGTCATCCTGGCGCAAAGCGCTACGACCAATTCGCCCATCAACCGTACGTTTTTCAACGGTGTCGACTATGCGCCGACGGCTAACTTCGACCTGCTGCTGAAAGCTTATCATGCAGGTAAAGGAAAGGGACTCCACCTCCAGGTCGGTAACGTCTTCACAGAAGACTTTTTCTACAATGAACACGCAGAGCACGAAAAACTTGCTTCGTATGGTGTGCTGGCTGTCGAAATGGAAACTGCCGCACTTTACACACTCGCTGCGAAACACGGCTGTGAAGCACTGTCCATCCTGACAGTGAGCGATCACATCCTGACAGGCGAGGCAACTTCATCCGAAGAACGTCAGACGACCTTCAACGAAATGATCGAAGTTGCTCTGGAAGCTGCGATCCAGGAGTAA
- a CDS encoding S41 family peptidase encodes MDENEQREPSRSPEPERTPSANRYFKIKPFSFVMLIFTLVILTAGITFFALTFGEDKVVEVVSPQKTDRAEFQKLYDAYDEIKKNYYENIDDNKVLDGAINGMVDSLDDPYSDYLNKEETEHLMENISSSFQGIGAEIQEADGYIKIVSPIKNSPAEKEGLLPNDLITAVDGKSIQGMSSSEAVMLIRGEKGTTVTLTVKRGDKAEPFDVKVTRDDIPIETVYAEMLDGGIAHIRMTTFSEHTYDELLKALDEMEAKGMKGLVLDVRQNPGGVLDGALKISDLFVEEGKTLVQTQERGKKAVLYPASGGRKVNVPVALVIDDGSASASEILAGALKESAGIPLVGTKSFGKGTVQSPTDMRDGSNLKITTAKWLTPDGNWIHKKGIEPDVKVDYPTYAMLPFLDPSEELKAGEVSPNTEPAKEMLKAVGYDPGEINGLFDEKTEAAVKKLQADLQLEETGVLTGDTTIGLMNKLKEKVENDDPQLLKAKETVEKKIAK; translated from the coding sequence ATGGACGAAAACGAACAGCGGGAGCCGAGCCGCTCGCCGGAACCAGAGCGTACGCCTTCTGCGAACCGCTACTTTAAGATCAAGCCGTTTTCTTTCGTCATGCTGATTTTCACGCTGGTCATCCTGACAGCGGGAATCACTTTTTTCGCGCTGACATTCGGTGAGGACAAAGTGGTGGAAGTGGTCAGTCCGCAGAAAACGGACAGGGCTGAATTCCAGAAATTGTATGACGCATATGACGAAATCAAGAAGAACTACTACGAAAATATCGACGACAATAAAGTTCTGGACGGCGCCATCAACGGGATGGTCGATTCTTTGGATGATCCGTATTCGGATTACCTCAACAAAGAGGAGACCGAGCATCTGATGGAAAACATCTCATCGAGTTTCCAGGGGATCGGTGCAGAAATCCAGGAAGCGGATGGCTACATCAAAATCGTCTCACCTATCAAGAACTCCCCGGCTGAAAAAGAAGGATTGCTGCCGAACGACCTCATCACGGCGGTTGACGGAAAAAGCATCCAGGGTATGTCTTCTTCGGAAGCTGTCATGCTGATCCGCGGGGAAAAAGGGACGACTGTCACGCTCACCGTCAAACGCGGTGACAAGGCGGAGCCGTTCGATGTGAAAGTGACTCGTGATGATATTCCGATCGAAACCGTCTATGCGGAAATGCTCGACGGCGGAATTGCACACATCCGTATGACGACGTTCTCCGAGCATACGTATGATGAGCTGCTGAAAGCCCTTGATGAAATGGAAGCCAAAGGCATGAAAGGGCTTGTTCTTGATGTCCGCCAAAATCCGGGCGGCGTACTTGACGGAGCGCTGAAAATTTCCGACCTCTTCGTGGAGGAAGGCAAGACGCTGGTCCAGACACAGGAACGGGGCAAGAAGGCAGTCCTGTACCCTGCTTCCGGCGGCCGTAAGGTCAACGTGCCGGTTGCTCTCGTCATCGACGATGGCAGTGCATCCGCTTCCGAGATCCTTGCTGGCGCCCTGAAGGAATCGGCAGGCATTCCGCTCGTCGGAACGAAATCATTCGGGAAAGGGACTGTCCAGTCACCGACCGATATGAGAGATGGTTCCAACTTGAAGATCACGACAGCGAAATGGCTGACACCTGATGGCAACTGGATCCACAAGAAAGGGATCGAGCCGGATGTGAAGGTCGACTATCCAACTTACGCCATGCTGCCGTTCCTCGATCCTTCAGAAGAACTGAAGGCAGGGGAGGTCTCTCCGAATACAGAACCAGCCAAGGAAATGCTGAAAGCGGTCGGCTACGATCCCGGTGAGATCAACGGCCTGTTCGACGAAAAGACCGAAGCGGCCGTCAAGAAGCTGCAGGCTGACCTGCAGCTTGAGGAAACAGGCGTGCTGACGGGTGATACGACAATCGGCCTGATGAACAAACTGAAAGAGAAAGTGGAAAACGACGATCCTCAGCTGCTGAAGGCAAAAGAGACAGTTGAGAAGAAAATCGCAAAATAA
- a CDS encoding CobW family GTP-binding protein, with product MIDVYLYSGFLGSGKTSLLLHSLKQLQAQGRKPAVLMNEFGDVPVDSDSVAQSGDVPLKELLGGCICCTGSENTEAQLQSLLTDYEDIDVILIETTGAAHPVEALDAVHSPLFADRLSVKGIVTVADALHWLHREKLSPRMHALFLEQIRHAHLIALNKTDLVSESELASISMEISSLNEDAPIVQTVQGKLDFGFIEKTLARKSASERPVISGKHLPISTKVIEFREPVTQEAVERWVRRLPETVYRMKGYIPVEGAKHPMLFQYAYGMVNWMPEYVTMPARIVMIGEGIERLEWEAE from the coding sequence ATGATAGATGTCTATTTGTACAGCGGCTTTCTCGGGAGCGGGAAGACATCGCTGCTGCTTCACTCGCTCAAACAGCTCCAAGCGCAAGGGAGGAAGCCGGCTGTGCTCATGAACGAATTCGGCGACGTCCCGGTAGACTCGGATAGCGTGGCCCAATCCGGCGACGTGCCGCTGAAAGAACTGCTCGGCGGCTGTATTTGCTGTACGGGCTCAGAGAACACAGAGGCTCAGCTGCAAAGCCTGCTGACGGACTATGAGGATATCGATGTCATCCTTATCGAGACGACGGGAGCGGCCCATCCGGTGGAAGCGCTCGACGCTGTCCATTCTCCCCTGTTTGCCGATCGTCTGTCTGTCAAAGGGATCGTAACAGTAGCGGATGCACTGCACTGGCTGCACAGGGAAAAGCTGTCTCCGCGTATGCATGCCCTGTTCCTGGAACAGATCCGCCATGCCCATCTGATTGCGCTGAATAAGACGGATCTGGTCAGTGAATCGGAACTCGCCTCTATATCTATGGAGATTTCATCTTTAAATGAAGATGCTCCGATTGTCCAGACAGTCCAGGGAAAGCTCGATTTCGGTTTCATCGAAAAGACGCTGGCCCGGAAGTCCGCATCTGAACGTCCGGTCATCTCAGGCAAGCACTTGCCGATTTCAACAAAGGTCATCGAGTTCCGTGAACCGGTGACACAGGAAGCTGTCGAGCGCTGGGTACGGAGGCTGCCGGAGACAGTGTACCGCATGAAAGGCTATATACCAGTGGAAGGCGCCAAGCATCCGATGCTCTTCCAGTATGCATATGGGATGGTGAATTGGATGCCGGAATACGTCACGATGCCGGCTCGCATCGTCATGATCGGGGAAGGCATCGAGAGGCTGGAATGGGAGGCCGAATAA
- a CDS encoding CAP domain-containing protein, with product MKKPIAVILLGSALVLPYTSHAEAASLDSVQTKTAAQVINLEAGQQPCYSKAFRSNGRINIDSIKLYKLFFEQYRNQAGQEQTPVAPAPDSKPDEPSAKPEPAPTPVKPETKPQQPVKPEAKPEQPVKPEQKPEQKPDTAPSVPTPPQEKPSQPEASTQVSASQIEQAVLDLTNAERQKAGLKPLQFDEKLLKSARQKSADMAANRYFSHTSPTYGSPFDQMKANGITYRSAAENIAMGQRSAQEVVQDWMNSPGHRQNILTPGFTHIGIGYDANGNYWTQQFIQK from the coding sequence ATGAAAAAACCGATTGCAGTCATCTTGCTGGGTTCGGCACTCGTTTTGCCGTATACCAGCCACGCAGAAGCAGCATCACTGGATTCCGTCCAGACGAAGACAGCAGCACAAGTGATCAATTTGGAAGCGGGCCAGCAGCCTTGCTACTCTAAGGCATTCCGAAGCAATGGGCGCATCAACATAGATTCCATCAAGCTGTATAAACTGTTCTTCGAACAATATAGAAATCAGGCCGGACAAGAGCAGACACCTGTCGCACCTGCTCCGGACAGTAAACCCGATGAACCGTCAGCTAAACCGGAACCCGCACCGACACCTGTGAAGCCGGAAACAAAGCCGCAACAGCCGGTAAAGCCGGAAGCGAAGCCCGAGCAGCCGGTAAAACCCGAACAGAAACCCGAGCAGAAACCTGACACTGCTCCTTCAGTACCGACTCCTCCACAAGAAAAACCGAGTCAGCCTGAAGCTTCGACTCAAGTTTCTGCAAGCCAGATCGAACAGGCTGTATTGGACTTGACGAACGCAGAACGTCAGAAAGCCGGACTGAAACCTTTGCAGTTTGATGAAAAACTGTTGAAATCGGCCCGTCAGAAATCCGCCGACATGGCAGCGAACCGTTACTTCTCCCATACAAGTCCAACATACGGGTCTCCGTTCGATCAGATGAAAGCGAATGGCATCACCTACCGCTCTGCAGCTGAGAACATTGCGATGGGTCAGCGGAGCGCTCAGGAAGTTGTCCAGGACTGGATGAATTCTCCAGGCCACCGGCAGAACATCTTGACGCCAGGTTTCACCCATATCGGTATCGGCTACGATGCAAACGGAAACTACTGGACCCAGCAGTTCATCCAGAAGTGA
- a CDS encoding MATE family efflux transporter, whose translation MEPSLLPERKPVRFLKIVTPILITQVALYMVTFFDILMTGRYDTYHLAGVTIGSSFWVPVYTGLAGILMSLTPIIAQHIGARRNTEVRPAVQQGLYVSAALAIVVFLLITLVFFPVIRSMGLENPVGPIAIRYLQGMSVGLLPLFAYTVLRSFFDALGSTRVSMFIILISAPINVLLNYLLIYGNFGFPELGGAGAGYASGLTYWIVFGIALGVALGGRPFRKFSLFAQWQRPKWLYWKEILVIGVPIGLSIFVETSIFSVVTLLMSSFSTEVISAHQIALNFTSLLYMMPLSISMGATILVGQSVGGNQYADAKRYSYMGITFAVAFSLLSIAILLIARSSIASLYTTDPAIMALASQFFIFGALFQLSDAVQAPIQGALRGYKDVNITFIMGFVSLWVIGLPVGYAAASFTGLGPYGYWVGLIAGLTVGAAVLSFRLRFIQRKHEMPAQ comes from the coding sequence ATGGAACCTTCTCTTCTTCCGGAACGGAAACCGGTCCGTTTCCTGAAGATCGTGACACCGATCCTTATTACACAAGTGGCCCTGTACATGGTGACGTTCTTCGATATTCTTATGACTGGCCGCTACGATACATACCATCTGGCAGGCGTGACGATCGGTTCCTCATTCTGGGTGCCGGTCTATACAGGCCTTGCCGGCATACTTATGTCACTGACACCGATCATCGCCCAGCATATCGGCGCCCGCAGAAATACCGAGGTCCGGCCTGCGGTCCAGCAGGGGCTGTACGTATCGGCTGCACTGGCAATTGTCGTCTTTCTGCTGATCACCCTCGTGTTCTTCCCGGTCATCCGGTCGATGGGACTTGAAAATCCGGTCGGACCGATCGCTATCCGCTACTTGCAGGGCATGTCAGTCGGCCTGCTGCCGCTGTTTGCGTACACCGTTCTCAGGTCCTTCTTTGACGCGCTCGGATCGACACGGGTGTCGATGTTCATCATCCTCATTTCCGCGCCGATCAATGTCCTGCTGAATTATCTGCTGATCTATGGGAATTTCGGCTTCCCTGAGCTCGGCGGTGCGGGAGCTGGGTATGCATCCGGTCTGACATACTGGATCGTCTTCGGGATTGCTCTTGGGGTGGCATTGGGCGGAAGGCCGTTCCGTAAGTTCAGTCTGTTTGCACAGTGGCAGCGTCCGAAGTGGCTGTACTGGAAGGAGATTCTGGTCATCGGGGTGCCGATCGGCCTCTCCATTTTCGTGGAGACGAGTATTTTTTCGGTCGTCACACTGCTTATGAGCTCATTTTCGACCGAAGTCATTTCCGCACATCAGATCGCACTCAATTTTACGTCCCTGCTGTATATGATGCCGCTCAGCATTTCAATGGGCGCTACGATTCTTGTTGGTCAATCGGTCGGCGGGAACCAGTATGCGGATGCAAAACGATACAGCTACATGGGCATCACGTTTGCTGTCGCATTCAGTCTGCTGTCCATCGCCATCCTGCTGATCGCCCGCTCGTCGATTGCGTCCCTGTATACGACCGATCCTGCAATCATGGCACTGGCTTCCCAGTTCTTCATATTCGGTGCGCTGTTCCAGCTGTCCGATGCGGTGCAGGCCCCGATCCAAGGTGCCTTGCGGGGTTATAAGGACGTCAACATTACATTCATCATGGGGTTCGTCTCCCTGTGGGTCATCGGTCTGCCTGTCGGCTACGCCGCAGCTTCGTTCACCGGGCTCGGTCCATATGGATATTGGGTCGGCCTTATCGCCGGCTTGACCGTCGGTGCGGCTGTCCTGAGTTTCCGTCTGCGGTTTATCCAGCGAAAACACGAAATGCCCGCTCAATGA
- a CDS encoding undecaprenyldiphospho-muramoylpentapeptide beta-N-acetylglucosaminyltransferase: MKRPVIVLTGGGTAGHVSVNEAIIPAFLERGYEIHYIGSHEGIERDLIGKGHPEVIYHAIDSGKLRRYFSMKNFTDPFRVGAGVLQAYSILRKLKPEIIFSKGGFVSVPVVLAAKLARIPVVAHESDVSPGLANKLALPFAKHIFTVFEETLAYVPADRSSCIGAIIRPELFDGDRKTGLRMAGLSEGKPVLIVMGGSQGSAVLNEGIRGCLPELLSRFQVIHLCGKGNLDESLDSREGYVQFEYVTEGLPHLLAASDYALSRAGSNAIFELLAVRIPMLLVPLSAEKSRGDQILNARHFKKLGYARVLTEEELTETELLLSLDGLKDDRQAILATMEKTDSTKTPEEMADLILGCRTGA, from the coding sequence ATGAAACGGCCAGTAATCGTGTTAACAGGCGGAGGGACAGCAGGCCACGTCTCTGTCAACGAAGCGATCATTCCTGCATTTCTGGAGCGGGGTTATGAAATACACTATATCGGGTCCCATGAAGGGATCGAACGTGATCTGATCGGGAAAGGTCATCCCGAAGTCATCTACCATGCAATCGACAGCGGGAAATTGCGCCGCTATTTCTCCATGAAAAACTTCACGGATCCGTTCCGTGTCGGAGCAGGGGTCCTGCAGGCATACTCCATATTGCGGAAGCTGAAGCCCGAGATCATCTTCTCGAAAGGCGGATTCGTCTCCGTGCCGGTTGTCCTGGCTGCGAAACTTGCACGCATTCCGGTTGTGGCCCACGAGTCCGATGTGTCACCGGGTCTTGCAAACAAACTCGCACTTCCATTCGCAAAACATATCTTCACTGTTTTCGAAGAGACACTTGCCTATGTGCCCGCAGACAGATCATCGTGCATCGGAGCGATCATCCGGCCCGAGCTGTTCGATGGCGATCGCAAAACAGGACTCCGCATGGCGGGATTGTCGGAAGGGAAACCCGTCCTGATTGTCATGGGCGGAAGCCAGGGATCCGCCGTCCTGAACGAAGGGATCCGCGGATGTCTGCCCGAGCTGCTCAGCCGGTTCCAGGTGATCCATCTGTGCGGAAAAGGGAACCTCGACGAGTCACTCGACAGCAGGGAAGGCTATGTCCAATTCGAATACGTGACGGAAGGCCTGCCGCACTTGCTGGCAGCCTCCGATTACGCCTTATCCCGAGCCGGCTCCAATGCGATCTTCGAACTGCTGGCAGTCAGAATCCCGATGCTGCTCGTGCCGCTCTCCGCTGAGAAGAGCCGTGGCGATCAGATCCTGAATGCACGACACTTCAAAAAACTTGGTTATGCCCGTGTTCTGACAGAAGAAGAACTGACAGAAACCGAGCTGCTGTTGAGCCTGGATGGACTCAAGGATGACAGGCAGGCCATTCTCGCCACTATGGAAAAGACAGATTCGACAAAAACACCGGAAGAAATGGCGGATCTCATCCTCGGCTGCCGAACAGGTGCATAA